One part of the Sebastes fasciatus isolate fSebFas1 chromosome 8, fSebFas1.pri, whole genome shotgun sequence genome encodes these proteins:
- the LOC141772286 gene encoding rho-related GTP-binding protein RhoA-C-like has translation MAAIRKKLVIVGDDACDKTCLILVFSKDQFPEVYVPTVFENYTVDIEVDGKQVELALWDTAGQGDYDRLRPLSYPDTDVILMCFSIDSPDSLENILEKWTPEVKHFCPNVPIILVGNKKDLRNDEHTRRELAKMKQEPVKSDEARDMANRINAFGYLECSTRTQDGVREVFEMATRAALQAKRRDKKSGCLLL, from the exons ATGGCTGCAATCAGAAAGAAACTAGTGATAGTTGGTGATGACGCCTGTGACAAGACCTGTCTCATCTTAGTGTTCAGCAAAGATCAGTTCCCTGAGGTTTATGTGCCCACAGTGTTTGAAAACTATACGGTAGATATCGAAGTCGATGGTAAACAG GTGGAGCTGGCTCTTTGGGACACAGCGGGTCAGGGGGACTACGACCGACTGAGACCTCTATCCTATCCAGACACAGACGTCATCCTCATGTGTTTCTCCATCGACAGCCCTGACAGTTTGG AGAATATTCTAGAGAAGTGGACTCCTGAGGTCAAGCACTTCTGTCCCAACGTGCCCATTATTCTCGTGGGAAACAAGAAAGACCTGCGAAATGATGAGCACACACGTCGAGAGTTGGCCAAGATGAAACAG GAACCAGTGAAGTCAGACGAGGCCAGGGATATGGCTAACCGGATCAATGCCTTTGGTTACTTGGAGTGCTCAACCAGGACGCAGGATGGTGTGAGGGAGGTGTTTGAGATGGCCACCAGGGCGGCGCTGCAGGCCAAGAGGCGAGACAAGAAGAGCGGTTGCCTTCTGCTGTAG
- the LOC141772287 gene encoding rho-related GTP-binding protein RhoA-C-like, with product MAAIRKKLVIVGDDACDKTCLLTVFSKDQFPEVYVPTVFENYTVDIEVDGKQVELALWDTAGQGDYDRLRPLSYPDTDVILMCFSINSPDSLENIPEKWTPEVKHFCPNVPIILVGNKKDLRNDEHTRRELAKMKQEPVKSDEARDMANRINAFGYLECSTRTKDGVREVFEMATRAALQAKRRDQSCCLLL from the exons ATGGCTGCAATCAGAAAGAAACTAGTGATAGTTGGTGATGACGCCTGTGACAAGACCTGTCTCCTCACAGTGTTCAGCAAAGATCAGTTCCCTGAGGTTTATGTGCCCACAGTGTTTGAAAACTATACGGTAGATATCGAAGTCGATGGTAAACAG GTGGAGCTGGCTCTTTGGGACACAGCGGGTCAGGGGGACTACGACCGACTGAGACCTCTATCCTATCCAGACACAGACGTCATCCTCATGTGTTTCTCCATCAACAGCCCTGACAGTTTGG AGAATATTCCAGAGAAGTGGACTCCTGAGGTCAAGCACTTCTGTCCCAACGTGCCCATTATTCTCGTGGGAAACAAGAAAGACCTGCGAAATGATGAGCACACACGTCGAGAGTTGGCCAAGATGAAACAG GAACCAGTGAAGTCAGACGAGGCCAGGGATATGGCTAACCGGATCAATGCCTTTGGTTACTTGGAGTGCTCAACCAGGACGAAGGATGGTGTGAGGGAGGTGTTTGAGATGGCCACCAGGGCGGCGCTGCAGGCCAAGAGGCGAGACCAGAGCTGTTGCCTTCTGCTGTAG